The Halobacillus amylolyticus nucleotide sequence TAGATCATGTAGCCTTCGAGTCTTCCGTTGTTCCGGCAGCCAATTGCATCAGTATGCTCCATAGCCACGTGGCGAAATTCATAGTCATCTTTATTACAGGCGCCGTGGGTTTCTTCGGCCCATTCATTGTAAAAACGTTGGATTTCCTGCTGATTCTCAAGACGGGTCGCTGTGACTACATTTTCAAAATAGGGAAGTTGACCTGGTGAAAATTGGTAGACACTGAGTTGTGGTCCAAATCCGAAACCCATTTTTCGATAAAAGTCTGGACGAAAAGGGTACAAATGGACAAGCGGATAACCTTCATTTTGCGCCTGTTCGATGACGTGTGTGACCATTTGTTTAGCTATGCCTTTTTTCTTATATGGAAGGTCAACGGCAAGTGTACCTAAACCAGCAGATGGAACCGTTTGGCCATATACATTCATTGGAATAGAGTAGTGGATATAGCCTGCAACGAGATTGTTTTCTTCATACACACCTATATGGCTAATTCGATCATATTGATCCATTTTCTCACGATGTTCGGTAGCCTTTTGCTTATCTTCTGCTGTATTCAATCCCATCCCTGGGTAGCAGCGGCTTTGAATATCTGTGAATGAAGCGAAATCTGATAATGCTTTGATTTCCATAAAAAACCTCTCCCTTCTATCTAATATAGTAATCTACTCATGGATGAAAGGAAAGCATGTTCGTCGAGAGACTGAAAAAGTCTGACCCGGAAACAGGTTAGGGAAGAATCTTTTTCAATTAAGGCAGAATCCCAGGAGTTTTGGGCAGAATTGGAGATCTGTCAATATAGTGGACATTCATAGACCGGTATTTGAACCATTCTTTTTCTTCCGCGCGTCCTCTTTCGAGACGCTTGGATGCCTCCGCCTAAAGGAAAGAATCAAAAACCAATTCATTCCTTTAGGCAGAGGACATTTGGTTCTTTTTGAGCTTTTTATCATGGTTCATTTTATAGCTCTTTTCTTTTTCTAACGGAGTTAAATAGTCCAATGTAGAATGGATTCGTTTTTGGTTATAAAAATTGATGTAAAACTGAATGGCTAGTTTGGCTTCTGCTTTTGTCTCATAAACATGTTTGTACAGGTATTCTTTTTTCAGAGAGGCAAAGAAACTCTCTGCACATGCATTGTCGTAGGGGTTTCCCTTCCGACTCATACTTATGGTCGCTCCTGCCTCCTTAAGTGTATCTAAATAAGCCTTAGAACAGTACTGAGAGCCACGATCTGAATGGTGAATCCAACCCGACTTAGGGTTACGAATGGCCAAAGCCTTTTCTAAAGCTTTTAAGCACAGGGTGTGATCCATATGATCGTCTAACTGATAACTTATGATCCGTCGGGAAGCAAGATCAATAACAGGATTCAGATATAAAAAGCCTTCTCCTGTGTGAATATAAGTAATATCAGTAGCCCAAACCTGGTCTGGGGCCTCTGGAAGAAAGTCACGGTTTAAATGGTTTGAGTGAATGGTTTCATCGTGATCAGAGTCTGTCGTATTGATGAACTTTTTAGGTGGTGTGGCATAAAGGTCCAGTTCTCTCATTCGATTCGTCACTTTCTTTTGAGAAACCTCCACCTGATCCACTTCTCGAAGCATAAAGTGGATGCGAGGGCTGCCGTAACACCCATAATTATCATGATAATGGAAGAGGATCCGTTCATCGATATAACGGTTCCAAGCCTCTCTTTCCGTTTCTTCTCTGTCCAGACGATTCAAATAATCATAATAACCAGATTTAGACACACCAAGAACTTGGCACATCCTCGAAATGGTGTGTTCGTGTCGGTGTTCATGAATGAACTTGAACTTCACTACTTTTCCTGATTGAAGATGTGCATGGCCTTTTTTAAAATGTCGACTTCCTCCTGGAGCTCTACGTTACTTTTTTTCTCTTTTTCATACATTTCCTTGTACTCAGAGGCGGTCAACAGTTGATTCTGTGCTTCTTTTTCTTCCTTCTTTTTTTGGTCACGATACTCCGTCTTCCATCTTTTAAGGTTACCGTAGGGAATATCGAGTTTCTGACTAAGGTCCGTCATTTTGTGTCCGTCCAATTCCATTAACTTCACAACATAAAGCTTAAACTCAGGGTCATAATTTCTGTACTTTTGGGTCAATGTGAACACGTCCTTTAATGCTTTGTGATGATTAAAACATGGTTCAATACTAGTGTCCACTTTTTATACTAACTCTAGAATTTCTTTCAATTTGGAAAGAATCCTTTGTGACTTCGTTAGAATTAAATAGATTTTGGACAGAATCTCTCCAGATATGGACAGAAAGATGAAAAAGGGAATGTTCATCTAAGGGAGCTTCCTATACGATAAACCCCTAACATAAGCAAAAAGACGAGCAAAGCAAGTAAAGATAAGTGGACGTAATACCAGCCCCCTTCACCCAAATAATCTAACGGAGTCGCAGCGGCGGGCGGGCCACTAAGATAAAGGTAGTTTGATCCAATCAGCTTATTAACAAACCCAATCAGAATGGAGTAGAGAACAAGATAGCTGTACGTTTCAAATAGGACTCGTCGGTTAATAGAAACATGAGTTGTGACAATCAGAAATAGACTTGCCCATGTAATCGCCATATGATGCAGGAAGAACTTCCAGAAGCGGAAATGCTCATAGCCATGAGGGATATCTGGAGTGATTAGTGCAAGCAGGGCTGGGGCAATTCCAATGAAAAAGTTGATTTGAATAAGTTTTTTGTTGTAAGTGAGCAGTCCAATCATTGCGATCAGGGAAGCGACCCCACACAAATGCAGTGGTAGATGTTCCGCAGGGGAGAATACTTCATTAGCTACCGTCCATACTTGATAGCTGACTTCGCAGGTGACGAGTAGGAAGAATAATACCCACCTTATCCAATCGTGAATGCGTGTTCCTTTTTTAATACGTGAAGAAGACAGCCATAATCCGATCATTCCAATGCTGAATATCACAAGCATGATTAAGTGGGCAGTTCCAAAGGCATGAAAAGGCTGATCGATCCATGGGCCGAACCATTGTTTCATCAATACACATCCTAGTGATTCTAGTTTTGCTGTGCTATGATTCTATTATACAGACGTTATAGAAAGAGGGGTATCATGCGTAAGGTTAACTGTTTCAAATGTAAGCATTTCTTTACTACATGGAATCCGCAGTTTCCCAGGGGATGCAAAGCTTATGGGTTTAAAGGAAAAGAAATGCCTTCTGATCTAGTTTTGAAGACAACGGGAACGAGCTGTATGCAGTTTGAGTCTAAGTCTAGTCCATCCCAAAAACCATACTCATCGCCACATTCACATATAGATATCAGGATGTAAATAAAATGTAATTGCTATTGTTTGTCGTTCTTCATTTAAATGTATGATATGCTGAAAAATATTTAAATAGAATGAAAGGAGATGAAGATATGGCAAGAGAGAAATGGGGGACGAAGCTCGGCTTCATGCTGGCGGCCTTAGGTTCAGCTGTAGGATTAGGTAACATTTGGCGTTTCTCTTTCGTAGCAGGAAATAACGGAGGAGGCGCTTTTTTACTTTTATACATTGCTTTTATTATTGTAATCGGCGTGCCGCTCCTATTAACGGAAGTTAGTATTGGGCGAAAGGCGCAGAGTGATGTAGTCGGCTCCTTTAAAAAGCTTGCCCCAGGTACACCCTGGTTTTTATCTGGATTTTTTGGAGTTATAAGTGCATTTTTAATATTAGGCTTTTATAGTGTTGTCGCGGGCTGGTCGATTTACTACTTCTGGAAGTATGTAACCGGCGAATTTTTCACCCAGCCAGCAGCAGGCTACGCTGCCGTATTCGGTGATTTTACCGCACATGCGTGGCATCCTGTTTTTTGGACGGCTATGTTTATGGCCTTTACGATCTTTGTCGTATTAGGTGGTGTGAATAAAGGTATAGAGTTTATCAACAAACTGTTTATGCCTATTCTTGCAATCATATTAATTGTTCTTGCCTTTTACAGTGTTTCACTTGATGGAGCAGCAGCAGGATTGAAGTTCCTATTTTATCCTGACTGGTCATCTCTCCGTGATCCATCGATCTATTTAGCTGCACTAGGACAGGCATTCTTCTCTCTCAGTCTCGGTATGGGTGCAATGCTGACATATGGCAGTTATTTATCGGGTGAAAATAAACTGCCTGGAGCAACGCTTGGAATCGGGCTTGTGGGAACAAGTTTTGCTGTGATTTCAGGTGTCGTCATTTTTCCGGCAGTATTTGCTTTTGGGATTGACCCAGCATCAGGGCCCAAGCTTGTGTTCATTACGCTCCCCGGAATATTTGAACAAATGCCTTTTGGCGGGATCATTGGAATTGTATTCTTCTTTGCCATTATTATTGCTTCTTTAACGTCATCTGTTTCGATGCTTGAAGTTCCTACCGCGTACTTCATGCGTATCTTTAAATGGTCACGTCAATTTACGACCATTCTCGTCGGTGCAACGATGTTTGTGATTGGAATTGTTGTTTCGTTAGGTTTCGGGGTTTGGTCTGGTATAACACCAATTGGTAATAACAACATTTTAGATTCGATGGACTATGTGGCATCGAATATTCTGCTGCCAATGGGTGGACTTTCCATGGCCTTGTTTGTAGGATGGTATTTTACTAAAGAACAAGCTTTACAAGCAGCTGATATGACGGACTCAGTCTTTGGGGGCGTGTGGTATAAGGTAGTTAAATATATCGCACCGGTTATGATTATACTCATCTTCTGCCAAGCTCTCGGGATTATCTAATAGACGTGGGCAATTTTTATAAAAGAGGAATATGTATGAGATGGCCGTATGATTTTTGTGTAAAATATTTTCTTGCAAAATTTTTCGATTGTTGAAAATGGGTTCCGTTATAAAAAAGGAGAAAGGTGGGGGAAACGACTCGCTTTTCGTGGGCGGGCGCCGAGCCTCCTCGCTTCGCTGCGGGGTCTCGCCAAATCCTGCACCACAGGGAGTCTCTCCGTTTCCCCACCACCTATGATCATTAAAATGAACGGAACCGCTCCTATCAGTTCGTGATAGGTGAGCCTGTGATAAGAAATCACTGTTTTAGGTGTTCCATTCCGGCAATCATTAGTATACATTTTCACTCTTACCTCCTTAACGTTTAGAGTTGTCATACGCACGACTTATAGTAGTGATGGCTGATAGCATGTCATCCCCTTCCCCCTGTCTCTGCTTTTAACAACGGAACTTATTCCAAACCTTTATTTATTTGATTGCCCTCTACAAGACATAAAGAATGGGGGCATGTTAAGATGATAGCGGAGATACTTTAATGTAGTGTCTGAGATACGGAAACATGAAAAAGGAGCAGTCAGATAATGGCTATAACGAATCAAACGATATTAAAAAAGATGTCGAGTGAAATTCAGGAAGCAATGCTGAATCATGGGGATGACCATAAAGTTCGTGAGCATATTCGTGCAGTTAAACTGCTGTCTGATCTCGTATTAGAAGAAGGATCGGATTCCAAGCAGACTACTGCGGGGGCGGTTCAGGAACCGACTGTTGAAGAAATCCGGAAAATGATGGGGGCCGATAAGCCTGTACAAAAAGCACCCAAGCCGGAATCCGGCTTAAACCATGATGAGGCAAATGGGAAGTCGATTTTTGATTTTTAAGGGGTGGAACAAATGAAACTGTTTTTAATACTTGGTGTGCTGAATGGATTTTTATCTGTTGCGCTAGGAGCATTCGGGGCACATGGATTGGAAGGAAAAGTTTCCGAAAAAGGGTTAAGCCAATGGAGTAAAGCAGTAGACTATCAAATGTTCCATACGATGGCACTGCTTGTGACAGGGTTATTAATGAGCAAAATCCAGACCGGTATGATGACGAGTGCGGGATGGTTCTTTTTTATAGGAATCCTACTATTTTCAGGTAGTTTATACATTTATGCACCGACTGGGATTAAGACCTTTGCAATGATTACGCCGCTTGGTGGATTGTCATTTTTGATCGGCTGGATCCTGCTTGGTTACGCTATTATCAAACATATTTAAAAATAGAGAATCGTTACGAAAATGAACAGAACGATAGCACGCAGCAGCTGACTTATGCATGAGATCAGTTGCTGTTTTTTTAATTCAATAAATGCTTCGATGGCTAAGCCGGCTGCTAAAATGTAAAACATAAACAAAATAATCCATTGATGCCCTAGGTTGAATAGAGCAATTATGGCTAGAACAACTGCTACAAGCAATGTCGCCAACTGCAGCTTATAGTATTGTTCATAGGGGTGTTTCATAACATCACCCTCTTTAAAATAGAATGATGCAGGAAACCCACTATGTGATAGTGGGTTTCCTACATTTACTAACGTGGCGGGTACTGGCTCATTCCCTGTGATCCATAGGGATAGCTGTAGTTAATTTCACCTTGGAATGTAATGTAATCTAAGTAAATCATGAGCAGTAAATAACGCTTGCCTGATTCAGGGTCACTTAAGATGATATGGTCACGACCGGCAGCTTCAATGATTCCTCTGAAGACTTGAGCGTTCCACTCTTCATTGTTCTCAAAGGTCATGTAAACCGTTGCTCTTTTACCTTCATTTAAACGTAAAATATTTTCGATGTAGGATTCTTGCATGGGAAGCATTCCTTGAGGGTTGACTCCACCACTTTGCTGAACTTGAGGCATTGGTGGAACTTGCATCCCTCCTTGCTGTCCTTGAGGCATTCCTTGCATTTGTCCCCCTTGCATGTATGGGTTAGCGTTGGCGTTGACGTTACCTCCTTGATTTGATGCTCGTGCGGCTTGATAGTAATGTAAGTAAGGATTTCCTGGATAGTAGGGGTTCGGCTGTTGTTGTGCCCCTTCTTGTTTCCCGGATTGTTCATTAGCCAATGTAATCACTCCTTATATTATTAATAAGCTTTTGGACACTCGGAGCTAAGAGGTGCATAGAAGCAATGTGATTTGTATCTTCCTACGTTCCATTGTCCAAACCACTGGGCTGGGCAGCTCCCTGGCGGCTTGAAAAACCAGAGGGAATTGGAAGCGGGGTGGTATCTGTTACCTTTGATTACCTTACGGGCAAGGGCAATATCCTGCTCACGTGCTCGTTGGTAAAAGTACCCCTTCTGTGTAGCCTCAAATCCTCCTGGGCTTTGAAAAACCATGTCTCTGATTGTGCTAATCTCAGTAAAATCTAGACAATGTACTCTTACACGGTTGACCCCCGTATTTCCAACCATTAACATGCCAAGTTTGCCATCACCTTCAGCCTCAGCCCTCATTAACCTAGCAAGCAGTTTTACACCTTTTTCGGTCTTAGGTATGACAGCCATCCTGTCACCTCGCTTTATACTTCATCAAAAGCTGACTCTTAATCACTATATTCAACTGCCTGTATGTTATGAATGTAAATATTAAAAAAGTGGCGGAGATGGTGTATCATTTACTGTAAGAAAAAGTAAAAGGGAGAGGGAATCATGATGCATATTTTATACCTTGAAGATGATACCGAAATAGGGGAATGGGTCACGCAAAAGCTCACGGAGCGTAACTACAAGACTACATGGCTCACATCGGGGATTGATCTTCCTGAAAATTTCAGCTTGTATGACCTGGTCATATTAGATGTGATGCTTCCGGGGCTCGATGGTTTCTCGATAGGCCGTCGTGTGAAAAGAAATGACTCGACCATTCCAATCATTATGCTTTCAGCCCGAACCTCAATTGATGATAAATTAGAAGGGCTTGAATTCGCTGACGATTACATGACAAAGCCTTTTCATCCGGAGGAATTGAT carries:
- a CDS encoding YwdI family protein produces the protein MAITNQTILKKMSSEIQEAMLNHGDDHKVREHIRAVKLLSDLVLEEGSDSKQTTAGAVQEPTVEEIRKMMGADKPVQKAPKPESGLNHDEANGKSIFDF
- a CDS encoding YwaF family protein encodes the protein MKQWFGPWIDQPFHAFGTAHLIMLVIFSIGMIGLWLSSSRIKKGTRIHDWIRWVLFFLLVTCEVSYQVWTVANEVFSPAEHLPLHLCGVASLIAMIGLLTYNKKLIQINFFIGIAPALLALITPDIPHGYEHFRFWKFFLHHMAITWASLFLIVTTHVSINRRVLFETYSYLVLYSILIGFVNKLIGSNYLYLSGPPAAATPLDYLGEGGWYYVHLSLLALLVFLLMLGVYRIGSSLR
- a CDS encoding transposase; translation: MTQKYRNYDPEFKLYVVKLMELDGHKMTDLSQKLDIPYGNLKRWKTEYRDQKKKEEKEAQNQLLTASEYKEMYEKEKKSNVELQEEVDILKKAMHIFNQEK
- a CDS encoding DUF423 domain-containing protein, which gives rise to MKLFLILGVLNGFLSVALGAFGAHGLEGKVSEKGLSQWSKAVDYQMFHTMALLVTGLLMSKIQTGMMTSAGWFFFIGILLFSGSLYIYAPTGIKTFAMITPLGGLSFLIGWILLGYAIIKHI
- a CDS encoding IS3 family transposase — protein: MKFKFIHEHRHEHTISRMCQVLGVSKSGYYDYLNRLDREETEREAWNRYIDERILFHYHDNYGCYGSPRIHFMLREVDQVEVSQKKVTNRMRELDLYATPPKKFINTTDSDHDETIHSNHLNRDFLPEAPDQVWATDITYIHTGEGFLYLNPVIDLASRRIISYQLDDHMDHTLCLKALEKALAIRNPKSGWIHHSDRGSQYCSKAYLDTLKEAGATISMSRKGNPYDNACAESFFASLKKEYLYKHVYETKAEAKLAIQFYINFYNQKRIHSTLDYLTPLEKEKSYKMNHDKKLKKNQMSSA
- the gerQ gene encoding spore coat protein GerQ — encoded protein: MANEQSGKQEGAQQQPNPYYPGNPYLHYYQAARASNQGGNVNANANPYMQGGQMQGMPQGQQGGMQVPPMPQVQQSGGVNPQGMLPMQESYIENILRLNEGKRATVYMTFENNEEWNAQVFRGIIEAAGRDHIILSDPESGKRYLLLMIYLDYITFQGEINYSYPYGSQGMSQYPPR
- a CDS encoding sodium-dependent transporter, whose amino-acid sequence is MAREKWGTKLGFMLAALGSAVGLGNIWRFSFVAGNNGGGAFLLLYIAFIIVIGVPLLLTEVSIGRKAQSDVVGSFKKLAPGTPWFLSGFFGVISAFLILGFYSVVAGWSIYYFWKYVTGEFFTQPAAGYAAVFGDFTAHAWHPVFWTAMFMAFTIFVVLGGVNKGIEFINKLFMPILAIILIVLAFYSVSLDGAAAGLKFLFYPDWSSLRDPSIYLAALGQAFFSLSLGMGAMLTYGSYLSGENKLPGATLGIGLVGTSFAVISGVVIFPAVFAFGIDPASGPKLVFITLPGIFEQMPFGGIIGIVFFFAIIIASLTSSVSMLEVPTAYFMRIFKWSRQFTTILVGATMFVIGIVVSLGFGVWSGITPIGNNNILDSMDYVASNILLPMGGLSMALFVGWYFTKEQALQAADMTDSVFGGVWYKVVKYIAPVMIILIFCQALGII
- a CDS encoding GNAT family N-acetyltransferase, whose product is MEIKALSDFASFTDIQSRCYPGMGLNTAEDKQKATEHREKMDQYDRISHIGVYEENNLVAGYIHYSIPMNVYGQTVPSAGLGTLAVDLPYKKKGIAKQMVTHVIEQAQNEGYPLVHLYPFRPDFYRKMGFGFGPQLSVYQFSPGQLPYFENVVTATRLENQQEIQRFYNEWAEETHGACNKDDYEFRHVAMEHTDAIGCRNNGRLEGYMIYQFKRETGDTFLRHDLHVTDWFTRTDEAFQSLINFLHNQKDQVRSIVFPTYDDSLAFLLDDPRNVTEDLIFRLYHETHKRGTGVMYRIVDLPLFMKYISEHSFGSETVTVHFDVEDTLTDTEPTTYSYRFEQGKPQMCDDLGDGVRVAIGIADLSSLLMGCVSLSTLSRYKRAEIKGSEGQAGQVKRLFDSPQKPENWSFF
- a CDS encoding cell wall hydrolase is translated as MAVIPKTEKGVKLLARLMRAEAEGDGKLGMLMVGNTGVNRVRVHCLDFTEISTIRDMVFQSPGGFEATQKGYFYQRAREQDIALARKVIKGNRYHPASNSLWFFKPPGSCPAQWFGQWNVGRYKSHCFYAPLSSECPKAY